The Ornithodoros turicata isolate Travis unplaced genomic scaffold, ASM3712646v1 Chromosome17, whole genome shotgun sequence genome has a window encoding:
- the LOC135372755 gene encoding uncharacterized protein LOC135372755: MASTFNICLKYKRIPDSWRTSNTVLIFKKGDPADISNWRPISIARTLNKLYTGCLASRLQSWIMQNSVLSPTQKGFLPHDGVYEHNYVLQHYINDARANNKELCAAFLDFSNAFGSVPHTAIIEAVGAAGCGSDFKDIVTDLYNNNTSRVLTNGESTHPIPMRRGIRQGCPLSGLLFNMTVDPILRDIQGDSTKHAVLAYADDITPLADNPTLLQQQIDRIAALASSLCLTLNPSKCKSLHVSGHRPVGIRETEFHVRDTPITILKEFESFNYLGRPVGFNVLKDETTIEAAISTGKKILTSMLAPWQRLDALKTFVYPSLNFSMRCGSLGKTDWMRLDQELRPLIKRTLYIPSNAANEYIYSKSGMGGCGIPLAAETSDVARIDGAFKLLTSRDPVVAHIAKENLFHTVSKRLRATCSASDVESFLAGDTEGPFRISTNELGNVWTEARKASRRLGVTWTIEEGGLSISRKDKTMTERWRTRIMRTLRDQLDKERSQELCDLANQGKAMDCARLDPSSTHFISKGLYTRFADWRFIHRARLNLHPLNGARTWRHGDKRCRRCGYSNETLPHVVCHCMRQSQAMTKRHNDIVERVKTAAAAKYTVISENRPVGDTQLRPDLILARGEEAVIVDVTCPFENRATAFQQARTSKVNKYQPVKEHLQRRYQRVTIEPIVVGALGCWDPENDRFLHRLCSRRYLKKMKKLCVSSVISATRDIYAAHVSSS; the protein is encoded by the coding sequence ATGGCATCTACCTTCAACATTTGCCTAAAATACAAGCGTATCCCGGACTCGTGGAGAACCTCTAATACTGTCCTAATATTCAAGAAGGGGGACCCCGCCGACATATCCAACTGGCGGCCAATTTCCATAGCAAGAACCCTGAACAAGCTCTACACCGGCTGCCTAGCGTCGAGGCTCCAGTCATGGATAATGCAGAACAGCGTGCTGAGCCCGACCCAGAAAGGATTCTTGCCCCACGATGGTGTGTACGAACACAACTACGTCCTGCAGCACTACATCAATGACGCAAGGGCCAACAACAAGGAACTGTGTGCAGCATTCTTGGACTTCTCAAACGCTTTTGGTTCAGTCCCTCACACAGCCATCATCGAAGCAGTAGGAGCAGCTGGCTGTGGATCTGACTTCAAGGATATCGTAACCGACctttacaacaacaacacaagcCGTGTCCTCACCAATGGGGAGTCTACTCACCCCATTCCCATGCGAAGAGGAATCAGGCAGGGCTGTCCCCTGAGTGGCCTGCTTTTCAACATGACAGTTGACCCCATCCTTCGAGACATCCAAGGCGACAGCACAAAGCACGCTGTCCTCGcctatgctgatgacatcacACCACTAGCGGACAACCCCACTCTACTGCAGCAACAAATCGACAGAATCGCAGCACTAGCATCTTCATTATGCCTGACCCTCAACCCTAGCAAGTGCAAATCTCTCCATGTTTCTGGCCATAGACCTGTCGGGATCCGGGAGACGGAATTCCACGTCCGGGACACCCCAATCACCATCTTAAAGGAGTTCGAGTCCTTCAACTACCTTGGACGTCCTGTAGGCTTCAATGTGCTAAAGGACGAAACAACAATCGAGGCAGCCATCAGCACTGGAAAGAAGATCCTGACATCAATGTTAGCACCATGGCAACGCCTAGATGCACTAAAGACTTTCGTCTACCCGTCCCTGAACTTCTCCATGCGCTGTGGTTCCTTAGGAAAAACCGACTGGATGAGACTTGACCAGGAGCTACGGCCGCTTATCAAGAGGACCCTCTACATCCCGAGCAATGCAGCCAACGAGTACATCTACAGTAAATCTGGAATGGGAGGCTGCGGAATCCCACTAGCAGCTGAGACCAGTGATGTAGCTCGGATAGACGGCGCCTTCAAACTCCTGACGTCGCGCGATCCAGTTGTTGCCCATATTGCCAAGGAGAACCTCTTCCACACTGTCAGCAAGCGCCTGCGTGCCACCTGCTCCGCATCCGACGTGGAGTCCTTCCTGGCTGGGGACACCGAGGGGCCCTTCAGAATATCCACCAACGAGCTCGGCAACGTATGGACTGAGGCTAGGAAGGCATCCCGTCGCCTCGGAGTAACATggaccattgaggaaggtgggCTCAGCATCTCGAGGAAGGACAAGACCATGACGGAACGCTGGAGAACGAGAATCATGCGCACCCTGCGTGACCAACTGGACAAAGAACGCTCACAGGAACTCTGTGACCTGGCCAACCAGGGCAAAGCAATGGACTGCGCAAGACTCGACCCTAGCAGCACCCACTTCATCAGCAAAGGCCTGTACACACGCTTCGCCGACTGGAGATTCATCCATCGAGCCCGCCTCAATCTCCATCCGTTGAACGGCGCAAGGACCTGGCGACATGGCGACAAAAGATGCCGCAGATGTGGCTACTCCAACGAAACATTACCCCATGTCGTGTGCCACTGCATGAGGCAAAGCCAGGCAATGACGAAGCGGCACAACGACATCGTTGAGCGAGTGAAAACAGCGGCTGCAGCAAAATACACCGTTATATCAGAAAACCGCCCTGTTGGTGACACGCAGCTTCGCCCAGACCTCATCCTTGCCCGTGGAGAAGAAGCTGTCATCGTCGACGTCACCTGCCCATTCGAGAACCGTGCCACAGCCTTCCAGCAAGCCCGCACAAGCAAAGTCAACAAGTACCAGCCAGTAAAGGAACACCTACAACGAAGGTACCAACGTGTCACCATTGAACCTATTGTGGTTGGTGCACTCGGCTGCTGGGACCCTGAAAATGACCGCTTCCTGCACCGCCTCTGCTCTCGGAGGTATctgaagaaaatgaagaaacttTGTGTGAGCTCGGTAATCTCCGCCACACGGGACATTTATGCCGCGCACGTTTCCAGCTCCTGA